The Candidatus Saccharibacteria bacterium RAAC3_TM7_1 nucleotide sequence GATAGTTATCGACTTTGTCGGTAATTGCGGCCATACCACCGACCACCGCTTTTTCATACAGGACTGTATCGATATCTTCGCGTGTTGTGTAAACAGCTGCCGCGAGTGCACTCGGACCAGCACCGATCATAATAACGTCGCGTACTTTTTTGTCGTTCATTTTAGTATCCTGCTCCTGTCAGTAGTTCTTCCGGTATCTCCGGTTCGATTATCGTTTGTAGTGTTTCGATTGGTAGCACAATGAAGCGTAGTGGCGTATCGGCAGGAATATTCTCTTTTTCCTGGCTGCCATAGGCTTGCTCGGATGGAATGGTGATTAGACGAGCGCCACCGATCTTCATACCTTTGGTGCCCTCATCCCAGCCCTTGATAACCCCACCGGGACGGACGATAAATGGCGTCTTCAGCTTCGCTCCGTCTAATGTGCCGTCAAAGACCTTGCCGTCTGGCGTCCAGCCGATGTAGTACGCAGCGTAGGTCGTATTGTCGCCGATGGCTACACCGCTCCCTTTACTCAGCTCTTGCACTGTCAGTTTTTTCTGTGCCGTAGCCTTGTCAAATGTCCCAACATACTTGTCGCTGTAGCCCTTCAAAGCACCGTAGTATTTAGCCGAGAGTATCGCCTGTCTCTTTTCCAGATCACCCTGCTGTGCTTCGGTCGCCTTCTGATAGGCGGTATAGTCTTTTTGATACTTCGCGTATATTGTATTGAGTCGTTGCTCGTCGGCCGTCTGATTACTTGGTGCGATTATCATCGCGACGAAGCCGGCGATCGTCCCGATCGTAAGGACGATTGCAATAATCCAGATCCCCGTCCGCTGTGCTGTGGTCGTTGCCATAATTCCCTCTAAAGTTTATGCGTTACTGCTATAAGTATAGCAAATTATGCCGCAATATCGAAGTCACGCAGCTTGGCTTTTGCCTTTTCGGTTGTACCCAACTGAAGCTCAAGCAATTGGGCGTAGATACCACCGGTTTTCGCAAGCTCACGCGGCGTGCCAACTTCATCAACACGGCCATCTTTCAGAGTAACGATAGTATCGACATGAGCGATAGTACTGAGGCGGTGCGCAATGATTAGCGTTGTGCGGTTCTTCATCAGTCGGTCGAGCGCTTCCTGAACGACTTTTTCCGCTTTACTATCGAGGCTACTGGTCGCTTCGTCGAGAACGAGAATCGGTGCATCTTTGAGAATAGCGCGCGCGATGGCGATGCGTTGCTTTTGCCCACCGCTCAGCTTGATGCCTCGCTCGCCGATCTCGGTATCGTAACCATCGGGGAATTTGGCAATGAACTCATGTGCGTTGGCCATTCTTGCCGCCGCTTCTATCTCTTTATCGGCAGCATCCGGTCGGCCATAGGTAATATTCTCACGTATCGTACCGCTAAAGAGTGGCGCCTCCTGGAAAACCGTCGCAATACTGGCTCGTACGCTGGCGCGCGTGACGTTTATTACTGGCTGTCCGTCGATCAGCACCTCTCCGGCGTCCGGCTCGTACAGGCGCATCAGCAGGTTCGAAATGGTCGTCTTGCCACCACCACTTTCACCCACCAAAGCCAATTTCTTACCGGCGGGTAACCTAAAATTAACGTCATGGAGCACCTGCTTGTTGCGCGCGTAGGAGAAGTCCACGTTACGGTATTCGATCTGGCCTTTTTTCACGGTGAGAATATTTGCTGTCGCTTCACCTTCTTCCGGCTTTTCGTTCATTGCGGTAATATAATCCTTGCTATTTGCCACCGCTCGCTGATACGTATCCACGAAATAGCTAAGATTACGAAGAGGAAATGTACCTTGCTGGATCAGTGTGATGAGCATCACCATGTCGCCAACGGTAAAATTACCGCGTGCGGTTTCATAAAATAGCAACCCGTAAATTGCTCCAAATAGTACACCGAAAATTGCACCGCGTTCAGCATTCATCACATGCCAGTACCGTGATTGGCGCTTCGTCAGTCCGATCATATGGCTCATCTCATCGTCAAATTTTGTCAGCTCACGCTTCTCGGTACCGAAACTTTTGACCAGTCGCATCTGGCTTACTACTTCCGCGAACCGCCCGCTTGCTGTGTCAAAGTGAGTATTCTTTTCTGTTTCGAGCTTCTGCCACTTCACACTTGTACGAGCGGTCAGATAAAGATTGGCAGGAATTAAAAATAGAAACAGAACCGCGAGCGGCCAACTATACCAGACCAAGATGCCGATCGTAATCGCCATCGTCAGCAGCATTTGCAGTAAGTTATTTGAGAAGAACTGTAGAAACTGCGTGATGTCAGCAATAGCACGGCTCAAACGATTAATGATTTTGCCCGTTATTTCGCCGTCGTAGTACTGTTGCGGCAAGCTTAGCAGATGCTGGTAGTAGCGCTTCGATAGCTGGCGACGCGCCCGGATCGATACTTGGTCGCCAAAATAACCGCCGATATCGCCCGCTACCGTCGTCAGTAGCGCCACTGCCACCAGTGCACCAACGATACCGATCAGTGGGCCGAGTGTAAAGTCGGCCTTGCCAGCAACAATCGCCACGACCCAGTCGGTGCCGACTTTAACGATAAATGGCGTCGTAAGATTCAGTAGTGCCGTCACGACCGACATAATACCGATGATTACAAAAAACGGTTTGAGATGTGAAGTATAGCGAATAATCTGCCGCAGATTTTTCATGCGCTATATCCGCTCAGCGCCGAGCTTGTCCTTACCAGCGGCCGCGACAGCAGCAACAACACTACTCACCTCTTCTTCCTTTAGTGTGCGGTTATCACTGGTCACTTTGAAACGGAGGGTTACTGTTTTTACATCGCTTCCCTCCGGCTGGTATAGTGCGAGCGGTGATATATCAAAACGAAGATTGGATGCTGCTTCATTTGTGGCTTGCCGTGCAAGTTCAAACACTGCAGCGTATGTCGTAGCTACCGGGATACGGAGCGAGATATCTTGCGTCACGCTTGGAAAGCGCGAGAGCGGCTGATACGTTGCAGGCTTCTGCTTGACTAGGAACGACTGGAATATTTCAAATCCGGCGGTTGTTTCCGGTAGCTTGAAGGCTCTCCGTACCGAAGCCTTGTACTCGCCGATAACGCCGACAAAGTGCTCGCCGCTCATCACGACAGCCGCTCTACCTGGTTCAAATGGTTGAGCTAGTTGATCAAAAATAGGATATTCGATTGAAAAGTCACGCAGCGGTATATACGAGACTTCCGGCGCCAATGTCTCCAGGTAATGTTTTGCCTTATAGTAGGCAGTTTCGCTTGATTTTTTCGCCGCATAAACAAAGGCTAGCCGTTCATACTCACGCGGCAAACCTTCGTCGTCCATATCATCTTTGCGATGTGCTTTTCCAAATTCAAACAACGCAAATTCATCATGACCAGCTTTGATATTCATATGGATCTTATCGAGCAGACTCGGTGTTAGGCTGAGACGATAATATTGTAGATCGGGGCTCAGCGCGTTACTGAGCCTATAGGCCTGTGCGCTATCTTGTCCGGACTGTTCTAGCACGCGTTCGTGTACAAAGCTATACGTCAATACCTCATTGGCGCCAGCTCGACTCAGTGACTCGCGTACCTTCGTCTTCATAGTAAGTATTGCGTCTTTTACGGTGGGCGCCATAGTTCGCAGCGGCAGCTCGAGTGGCAGCTTATCGAAACCATACAGCCGGCCGACTTCTTCAACCACATCTTCCGCAAGCCTAATGTCGGTACGCCAAAATGGTGGCTCAACTGTTATACCATTTTCAAGGCCTATTTTGACCTCGACATTCTCAAGTAATTGCCTCATTTCTGAAGCCGACAGCCCAAGTCCAAGCCGTTGGTTGATAAAGTCCACACTACCTGCGATTGGTTCATTCACTCTATCGGTGCCGGAATCGAATACATCACTCGCCTGCTCACCGCCGGCCACGTCACGAAGGCTCGTCATTAGTAGATTCATTACGTACGAATTTTGTAGCGGCGACTGGCCTTTATTGAAGCGGTTTGAGGCATCAGTAAAGAGGCCGTGATGCATACTACTCTTTCGGATGGTATACATATCGAAGTTTGCAACTTCAAGCACAACGTTTTTGGTTTCGTCGGAAACTTCGCTGTCACCACCGCCCATAATGCCAGCCAGTCCAATCGGACCTTCGGCGTCGGCGATCACGATGTCGGTGACGTCGAGCGCGTATTGCTTGTGATTCAGCAGGGTGACTTCTTCACCTGGAAGCGCCATTCGCGCAACCAACTTGTGACCACGCAGTTTATCGTAGTCGTAGGCGTGTACCGGCTGCGCGGTGAGCAGCATGATGTAGTTTGTCACGTCGACGATATTGTTGATCGGCTTGGCACCGAGCCTCATCAGCGCACACTGTAGCCAGAGTGGGCTCGGCTTTACTACTACGTCTTTGATGGCGACCGTCATCAGCCGCGGCACGTTGCCATCTGCGTTATTACTAACCTCAAATTCCAGCCCTGAAGCTGACGAAAATTCCGGTGCGCCTGCGTACCAGTCAGGGCTAGTAAATGCCTGGTGGTGAATCCCGGCAATTTCCCGCGCCACACCGAGCTGGCCAAAGAGATCCGGCCGATGAGTAAACATTTTGTTTTCAATGTCGATAACGTGATCATCGAGCCCGTAGAGCTTCGCAAAGCTAACCCCAGGCTTGACGGCTTCGTCGCTCGGCTTCCACTCGTCTGGATCGATTTCAATAATACCGTCGTGATCACTGTTGATTGCCAGCTCGTCGCCAGCGGCTAACATACCGTTGCTCATAACGCCGCGAATTTCGCGCTTTTCGAGTACAAACGGTTCCTTTTCGGCAAAACTCGCCGGTACCGTGCTGCTGGGCGGCAGCCAGACGGCGTACATATCGGTATGGACATTAGGCGCACCGCAGACGACTTGGACGTGACCATTTTCATCGCGCTCGACGTCCTGCACCACACCGCCATCGTCAACCCTGCAGACATGCAGACGATCTGCATTGGGGTGGTCTTCGCAAGAAACAACCTTTACAATCACTGCTTTTTCATAGCGTTCACCGAGATTAATCGTTTCCTCAACCTTACCGAGCTGAGAATTAATTTTTTTCACGAGCTCATCGACGGGCGGTAGCTCGAAGTCAATAAATTGTTTGATTTGGTTTAGGCTTACTCGCATAACTATTCAAATTATACCGTATTTCTTTACTGACCGTTATAGTTCGTCCAATCCGTCGCGAGATCGAACCCGTACGGATGCCTCAGGGCGAAGCCGCCCGTATCATAAACTTTACCCGGTCCGAGGCTGGTCTCGACAATAGTGCAGCGAGGATAGGAGCTGAGGTTTGCCGCAACCAGTACGTAGCCGCTTTGGTCAACCTTGGCGCCGTCGGCTCGGACTTTATAGGCACCGCCCGCCCCACACGTCCCGATCACAATATTCATCGGCAGGTCATAGTAGGTCTCGCGATGTGCCACGCCCGCACTGTCGACAAATACCTGCGCACCCTTCGATACAGTCAAGGCGTCCGGTCGCGGCGTAAAGGCAACCCGACGCGGCTTCAATTTGACTCGCTCAACTTCCAAAACGACTGACACTCCGTCAGCTAGCGTATCACCCACCCGAAAGGTCGTCTTGTCTTTTCGTCCGAGCGACTTTAGCTTAGCCGCCTTCAAGATGGCATTTGGCGACTGTGCTACCGTGAGTACCGTTTGACGGACGCCACCATCAACGACGGCCACCAACCGAGATCGATAAATGATTACGTCCGTATACGTGTCTATCAGCTTACTGCCTTGAGAGGGTTCAACGATATCGTGCGAATCCACCGTGATCTCTGCCGCATTGAGCGCATCACCAACCGTCCCGGCACGTGTCACAATGACTTTTTTCATACCACGGTCATAAAAAGTTACCAGCCGCTTTGTGCCAGTTTCTTCATTTGGATTTAATAGGACATACACGAGTCCAACTACGCATAAGAGGAGAAGTGTCGCAGCTAGTGTCAAAATCCGCCGATGCTGCTTTACTTTCTTGATGAGTTTTTTCTTTGTCTTTTTCTTCATACGGAGCTCTGATTATTAAGATATATAAATTTCATCCAGAATCTCAGAGAATTCGGTTGTGCCGAGGCTTTCAAGAGTAAAATGACCCTTACCGATGAAATTATTCAGTTTAATCTCTGGAGCTGCGCTCTTAATCATATCGACCGACTTAAGCACCGATGCCTCATCATCGTCTGACACTATGACAGTCATACCACCTAAGCATCTCTCAGCGATGGCCTTATCGATTGTAAATTTAAAGAAGTCCGCCGTATCACTTGCTGGGTTATCGTCAGGATTTATCCATGGTGCGACTAAGATAGCCTTAGCAACTTTCAGCTCCGGATGTTCACTCAAGTAACGCACCCAGAAACCGCCACCGCAGCTGTGCCCGACGACGAGAGTTTCCTCATTGATGTCATATCGTTCTATTTCACGCACCCATTCATCATAGCGTGGGCGGAAACAGTATTGCACTTCAGGAGTCACAGCGAATATGTCCCGAATCATCAACTGCTGAGCCAGCCAAGGAAACCAATGTTGGTTACTGGCGGATAAAAACTTGTCCGAGTAATATTCGTCTTCATCTGGGCGGCCATGGAGGATGATTGCGTTTTTCATGACTCAGACTCCAAAATAAGATCTCTTACGAGCGGAAACTTAACATACGGTAGATTCTGACCCTCCGACCCAAAATGTCCCTCGTTTCGAACGATTTGCGTGCCGCCCAGATGGTCAAACATAATGCGCCCCTGCTTATCGTCACAACCCCATGGATCATCTACAGAATTAATAAATACAAAATCGCTTGAATTACTTTTTATTTTTTCCCAGTCGTAGGCAGTCTGCAATACCGGATCCTTGTCTTCGCCAGGCAGCCGCATCGAGTAGCCAGCTACGAGGATGCTCAGTTTCACTTTCACATCAATATTCTCAAGGATACTTAGAATTAATGGCGAACCAGCCGAGTGTCCAACCAATACTGTATCTTGATCAAATTGATGATTTTTTAGCACTTTTGGCAGAAACATGCCTATCTCTTTGTGATTTATCGTCGGATAATGCGGTACGCTCACTTTATAGCCACGATTCTCTAGTTCATTCTTTAACCATTCGTACCAGTAAAACTTATTGTCCGGTGAGCAGTCCGTTCCATGAAATATGATTGCGTTTTTCATTGAGATGTAACACCTCCATCGACGACAAGGCTATCCCCTATTACACCTTCAGTAGTCGCAAAACACAAGAAGACTCCATACTTTTCTCTGATCGTAGCCAACGTTTTATCAACGTGCTCTCGAACTATTTTCTCGACGCTCATAGCCCTCGCCCCATATTGACATCTCGCGTAATTTTTGCTACTATTGTGAGTGAGTAAACACGAAAGACATCCGAAAAGTTCATTGCTTTAGGAGGTCTTTCTTTTTTGTTTAATGAGTCGGCTTTTTATATCTGGACGGTCGAGAAAGTCATAGAATTCTGAACCTAGTTTCTTGTACAAGCTCGAGGCGTATTTTTTGCTCGGATGAAGAATTTTTAAAAACTTCTTCTCTTCAATAAGGAAGTCAACCAGCTGCCTGTAGTCACCATCGTTTGATACAAGTACCACTTTGCCGTCGAGCTCCTGCTTATGCAGTCGCTTCATGATGTGAAATACTATATCTGTATCGACATTGCCCTTCTTATTGCTGAGCATAAACGAGTTGTGTTCTCGAAATATCAGCACAAATCCCGCCTCTTGAATTTTGGTGTATAAACCCTCGAGGTCATTGATCGTATAGCCGAGGAAAAAATAGGCAGTTTCAATATGATATTTCTCACGGAGGTAGCGTCGAAACTTTACAAAATCTATGTCCCACGGTTTTTCAGCTTTGGCCGTAGCCATATGCAGATTCTGCCCATCGATGAAGGCTGTGTTTGGCGTCGTACTCATCGCTAGAACTGCCTTAGGAAGTCTAATTTTGCCGATTCAAAATGTCGGACGTCTTCGATACCATGTTTCATCATGACGAGGCGGTCGACACCGACGCCCCAGGCGAAGCCGGTGTAAACTTCCGGATCAATACCGGCAGCTTTTAGCACATTCGGGTGGATCATACCGCAGCCGAGCAACTCAATCCAGCCTTCGTAGCTACAAACCTGACAGCCTTTTTGGTCGCAAAATGGGCACGACAGTGAGAACTCAAAACTCGGCTCGGTAAATGGGAAATAGTACGGGTTGATCTGAACATCGAGTTCTTTTTCGTAGTAGCTTTCCAAAAACTCTTTCAGTGTCGCTACCAGCATACCGGCATGGACGCCTTTGGCAACATAGACACCCTCGCACTGATAGAAAGTATGTTCGTGCCTAGCGTCGAGGTCTTCGTTGCGAAACACACGATCGATCGATACGCCAGCGATAGCTTCGCCATTTTCAAGCTTTGGCTTCAGCTTGGTTAGAATACGATTCTGCATAGTGCTGGTGTGTGCCGGAGCGACCAGCGCCTCACCAGCCTTGTCGGTTTCTTCGGTCATGAATGTGTCATAGTCGTCGCGCGCCGGGTGACCTTTCGGGAAGTTCAATGTTTCGAACATATGGTACTGATCGTCGATCTCTCGCGATGAAAAATACGAAAAGCCCATGCGGTAAAAAATGTCGGCAATGTTTTGGATTTCAGCCGATATCGGGTGCACCGTCCCCTGTTCACTCGGTAGAAGCGACGGCAGACCGGCATTCATATCAAACGGCGCCGTCACATCGAGTGGTGGCAGCGCGCCCTCTTTGTCGTTTTCTGCCGCTACTTTTTCTTTTAGCTCACCAGCCAGCGCATTGATCGCTTGACCAAATGCCGCTCGGTCGCCAGCTTCCAGCGAGGGTATCAAGCCAAATAGTTCTCTCAGCTCCGGAGCTTTCAAGATATCACCCTTGGCTTCAAGCGTTTCGTAACGGCCGAGAAGTTTTTCACGAACCGCACTGATCTTATCTTGGTAATTCATCTATAAAAGAGTATAGCGTTAGCTGCCGCTCATCACAAGCCAGACACTGATGACGATGACTGCTAGGAAGATCATAACCCACACCCACGCGAGGCTGGTCGTACGCTTGGTACCTTCTAAGTAGGCGGAATCCTCGACACCATCGTGACTTTTCTGCTCGGGCTCAAGCGCCTTTTTCTTTGCTTTTTCAGCGAGTTCCGCGGCGATCCGCTTTTGCAGCTCGGTCCGCTCATTCTGCTGGTTCATAAATAATGCCATGTACCCATTGTAACATTTTGTACGCCTAGGCAAGGCTGTGCTATACTGTAGCCATATTTCTATATAAGGAGGGAATATACCAATGGCAACCAAAAAACCTGCATCGGCTGGAAAAAGGACCGCGTCTACGCCGCGTAAGTCTGCGACCGCCGCCAAAAAATCAACTACAAGAGTAACCTCACGAGCAGCTGCCGTATCACCACGCAGCTACTTCACAAGTGTCGGAAACTTTATGAAAGCTCCGCTCATGGCAGCATCAGCGGCTGAGTTCATCGGTACGTTCCTACTGGCCGCTATCGGCTTGATCGTCTGGAGCGCTGACCCGAACTACACGCTGTTTACGCTCATCCCGATCGTACTGCTTGTCGTCGCGCTGTCGGGTGCCCACCTGAACCCAGTCGTTACGTTTGGTGCGTTGGCTACCCGCCGCGTTAACCTAACCCGCGCGAGCGCCTACATCGTTGCCCAAGTCCTGGGTGCGCTGCTGGCTTTCGCGATGATGACCGGCTTTATAAACGCGGTACCTGATACAGGTAACGGCCTCGCGCAGTCAACTCCAAGCCTCTTTACGGCCGCCGAGCTGCCAAAGAACAGCGAATGGCTACTTGTATCGACTGAATTAGTCGGTGCGATCATCTTTGCCTTTGCGGTCGCCGGTGCCCTAAAGCTTGGCAAGTCTGGCGTAACTTACGCACTTACCTACGCTGGTGGACTCTATGTCGCTCTCATCCTGGTTCGTACGGTTGCTTCGTACGTCAGTGGTACAGCGATCCTGAACCCAGCTCTGGCTGCGCCATTCCAGGCACTCAGCTGGCAAGTCTGGCCAATCGTTATCTACGTCGTCGCTCCACTGGTTGGTGGTGTGATCGGCTTCGGTTTAAACGATCTGCTCCAGAAAAAAGAAGTTACCACTCGGTAATTATCTTCCTACAGAAAATACTCCGCCCATACCGAGCGGAGTATTTTTTATTCTTCGCGAGGCTTATCAAGCAGGAGCGGCTCGATTGATTCCGCGCTGCCAGCAATCTTCACCACATCCTTGTCAACTTTCGTTAGTTCTTTCTGCGCACTATTAAAGTGATTGACGGTGGAGCTGAGGCTTCCCCCTAACTTCACCAAGTACGTTTGGAAAGCATTCATATGCCTACCAAGTTGCTCAACATTCTTGCGGATGACCTCGGTGTCTTTTTGAATCTCCAGGCTACTGAGCCCTTGAGAAATAATCTGTAGCATAGCAGACAGCGTACTTGGCCCGACGATCGTGACTCGTTTTTCTACCGCCGCATATTGCATGAGGTCGCGACCATTCACGCCACCGGCACCGACTTTATTTGCCAGGAGGTCATAATAGATCGCTTCGGACGGAATAAACATCAATGCCTGCGCCAGTGTGCCTTTCTTGGCATTGATATACTTAGCCGTTTCGTCGATCCGCTTCTTCAAGTCATCCTTAAAGGCTTTTTCCAACGCCGGCCGCTCTGCCGGCTTGGCCTCCACGAGGCGATTGTAATTTTCGAGCGAAAACTTGGAGTCGATCGGCAGCAGCCTATCATCGAGATGGATCACTGCGTCAACCACCATGCCCTCACCCAGACGATACTGCAGTTCAAAAGCACCCGGTGGCAGCATATTTTCAAGAATCTGCTTCAGATAGAATTCGCCAAGTACACCGCGCTGTTTTGGATTTGACAGTACGTTTTGCAAGGTCTTAAGTTCATCTGCTACGTCGACGACGCGGCGATTCGTTTCATCAAGCTTTGCCAGCCGCTGCGTCACGTCGGCTACCAGCTTCGCGCTCTCCGACAACTGCTTCTGAACTGTCTGCTGGATAGAAGTATTATTACGCTCGAGCTTGTCACCCATCGCCTGCTGCAATTGTCCGATTGAGCGCGTCAGTTCTGTCACGTCACTTTTCATCAACTCCACGGCACTGGCGTTCTTTAGTTCTCTTAGGCGCTGGTTCATGAAAAATATTACCGCGCCGAAGCCGACCACAACCACCACCAATACTACTATTACCGTAAGCGTCTCTGTCATGTCTTGATTATAACACTGGCGAGTCGAATGATGCGAAAGCTTGCTTTCATATCCGAGACAACCCAGTGTTACATCAGTCGAAGACTGATATAACGAAGCGAGCCGAGAGGAATAAGAACTTGGTCTTATTCCCGAGGCGACCTGGTGTTAGACTTCCGCGGAAGTTATAGCACTGGCAAGGCGAATCACTGCTAGACTGTTAGAACAATCCTGATCACCACCACCGCTAGCGTAACCATCACCAAACTCAGACCCAGACTAACGGGCTGGACAAGCCAGGCAAACAGCACATAGCCGATTCCAAACGCAAGCACCGAGATGATAAGCACCGCGAGCCACGGGAGGTTCATGAGTACCAGAAAAATAGTCCAAAACGACAGGAAAATACCAAGCGTCGCAAGGAGCGGACGATAGACTCGTTGTCGTACCATTAGGATCAAGCCGAGCATTGAACCGAGTACTAGTGCTACGATACTGGCAAAATCGTCCTTACTTTCGCAGCGGGCAAGCGCCACGCTGTCGCGACACATGATCGGCTCAAACACAAACCGCTCAAGAAGCAGGTAGAGCATGTATGTTAGTACTCCGACCAAAATGCCAGTTAGAAAAACATTGAGCATTGACCGCCAACTCATCGTTGCCCAGGTGCCTAGTGGATCACTTACT carries:
- a CDS encoding Fkbp-type peptidyl-prolyl (RAAC3_TM7_1_843), giving the protein MATTTAQRTGIWIIAIVLTIGTIAGFVAMIIAPSNQTADEQRLNTIYAKYQKDYTAYQKATEAQQGDLEKRQAILSAKYYGALKGYSDKYVGTFDKATAQKKLTVQELSKGSGVAIGDNTTYAAYYIGWTPDGKVFDGTLDGAKLKTPFIVRPGGVIKGWDEGTKGMKIGGARLITIPSEQAYGSQEKENIPADTPLRFIVLPIETLQTIIEPEIPEELLTGAGY
- a CDS encoding ABC transporter-related protein (RAAC3_TM7_1_844), which produces MKNLRQIIRYTSHLKPFFVIIGIMSVVTALLNLTTPFIVKVGTDWVVAIVAGKADFTLGPLIGIVGALVAVALLTTVAGDIGGYFGDQVSIRARRQLSKRYYQHLLSLPQQYYDGEITGKIINRLSRAIADITQFLQFFSNNLLQMLLTMAITIGILVWYSWPLAVLFLFLIPANLYLTARTSVKWQKLETEKNTHFDTASGRFAEVVSQMRLVKSFGTEKRELTKFDDEMSHMIGLTKRQSRYWHVMNAERGAIFGVLFGAIYGLLFYETARGNFTVGDMVMLITLIQQGTFPLRNLSYFVDTYQRAVANSKDYITAMNEKPEEGEATANILTVKKGQIEYRNVDFSYARNKQVLHDVNFRLPAGKKLALVGESGGGKTTISNLLMRLYEPDAGEVLIDGQPVINVTRASVRASIATVFQEAPLFSGTIRENITYGRPDAADKEIEAAARMANAHEFIAKFPDGYDTEIGERGIKLSGGQKQRIAIARAILKDAPILVLDEATSSLDSKAEKVVQEALDRLMKNRTTLIIAHRLSTIAHVDTIVTLKDGRVDEVGTPRELAKTGGIYAQLLELQLGTTEKAKAKLRDFDIAA
- a CDS encoding Phenylalanine-tRNA ligase beta subunit (RAAC3_TM7_1_845), whose product is MRVSLNQIKQFIDFELPPVDELVKKINSQLGKVEETINLGERYEKAVIVKVVSCEDHPNADRLHVCRVDDGGVVQDVERDENGHVQVVCGAPNVHTDMYAVWLPPSSTVPASFAEKEPFVLEKREIRGVMSNGMLAAGDELAINSDHDGIIEIDPDEWKPSDEAVKPGVSFAKLYGLDDHVIDIENKMFTHRPDLFGQLGVAREIAGIHHQAFTSPDWYAGAPEFSSASGLEFEVSNNADGNVPRLMTVAIKDVVVKPSPLWLQCALMRLGAKPINNIVDVTNYIMLLTAQPVHAYDYDKLRGHKLVARMALPGEEVTLLNHKQYALDVTDIVIADAEGPIGLAGIMGGGDSEVSDETKNVVLEVANFDMYTIRKSSMHHGLFTDASNRFNKGQSPLQNSYVMNLLMTSLRDVAGGEQASDVFDSGTDRVNEPIAGSVDFINQRLGLGLSASEMRQLLENVEVKIGLENGITVEPPFWRTDIRLAEDVVEEVGRLYGFDKLPLELPLRTMAPTVKDAILTMKTKVRESLSRAGANEVLTYSFVHERVLEQSGQDSAQAYRLSNALSPDLQYYRLSLTPSLLDKIHMNIKAGHDEFALFEFGKAHRKDDMDDEGLPREYERLAFVYAAKKSSETAYYKAKHYLETLAPEVSYIPLRDFSIEYPIFDQLAQPFEPGRAAVVMSGEHFVGVIGEYKASVRRAFKLPETTAGFEIFQSFLVKQKPATYQPLSRFPSVTQDISLRIPVATTYAAVFELARQATNEAASNLRFDISPLALYQPEGSDVKTVTLRFKVTSDNRTLKEEEVSSVVAAVAAAGKDKLGAERI
- a CDS encoding dimethyladenosine transferase (RAAC3_TM7_1_846), with translation MKKKTKKKLIKKVKQHRRILTLAATLLLLCVVGLVYVLLNPNEETGTKRLVTFYDRGMKKVIVTRAGTVGDALNAAEITVDSHDIVEPSQGSKLIDTYTDVIIYRSRLVAVVDGGVRQTVLTVAQSPNAILKAAKLKSLGRKDKTTFRVGDTLADGVSVVLEVERVKLKPRRVAFTPRPDALTVSKGAQVFVDSAGVAHRETYYDLPMNIVIGTCGAGGAYKVRADGAKVDQSGYVLVAANLSSYPRCTIVETSLGPGKVYDTGGFALRHPYGFDLATDWTNYNGQ
- a CDS encoding hypothetical protein (RAAC3_TM7_1_847) — its product is MKNAIILHGRPDEDEYYSDKFLSASNQHWFPWLAQQLMIRDIFAVTPEVQYCFRPRYDEWVREIERYDINEETLVVGHSCGGGFWVRYLSEHPELKVAKAILVAPWINPDDNPASDTADFFKFTIDKAIAERCLGGMTVIVSDDDEASVLKSVDMIKSAAPEIKLNNFIGKGHFTLESLGTTEFSEILDEIYIS
- a CDS encoding hypothetical protein (RAAC3_TM7_1_848) produces the protein MKNAIIFHGTDCSPDNKFYWYEWLKNELENRGYKVSVPHYPTINHKEIGMFLPKVLKNHQFDQDTVLVGHSAGSPLILSILENIDVKVKLSILVAGYSMRLPGEDKDPVLQTAYDWEKIKSNSSDFVFINSVDDPWGCDDKQGRIMFDHLGGTQIVRNEGHFGSEGQNLPYVKFPLVRDLILESES
- a CDS encoding hypothetical protein (RAAC3_TM7_1_849); this encodes MSVEKIVREHVDKTLATIREKYGVFLCFATTEGVIGDSLVVDGGVTSQ
- a CDS encoding hypothetical protein (RAAC3_TM7_1_850), whose translation is MSTTPNTAFIDGQNLHMATAKAEKPWDIDFVKFRRYLREKYHIETAYFFLGYTINDLEGLYTKIQEAGFVLIFREHNSFMLSNKKGNVDTDIVFHIMKRLHKQELDGKVVLVSNDGDYRQLVDFLIEEKKFLKILHPSKKYASSLYKKLGSEFYDFLDRPDIKSRLIKQKRKTS
- a CDS encoding Phenylalanine-tRNA ligase (RAAC3_TM7_1_851); this translates as MNYQDKISAVREKLLGRYETLEAKGDILKAPELRELFGLIPSLEAGDRAAFGQAINALAGELKEKVAAENDKEGALPPLDVTAPFDMNAGLPSLLPSEQGTVHPISAEIQNIADIFYRMGFSYFSSREIDDQYHMFETLNFPKGHPARDDYDTFMTEETDKAGEALVAPAHTSTMQNRILTKLKPKLENGEAIAGVSIDRVFRNEDLDARHEHTFYQCEGVYVAKGVHAGMLVATLKEFLESYYEKELDVQINPYYFPFTEPSFEFSLSCPFCDQKGCQVCSYEGWIELLGCGMIHPNVLKAAGIDPEVYTGFAWGVGVDRLVMMKHGIEDVRHFESAKLDFLRQF
- a CDS encoding hypothetical protein (RAAC3_TM7_1_852) — protein: MALFMNQQNERTELQKRIAAELAEKAKKKALEPEQKSHDGVEDSAYLEGTKRTTSLAWVWVMIFLAVIVISVWLVMSGS
- a CDS encoding major intrinsic protein (RAAC3_TM7_1_853) produces the protein MATKKPASAGKRTASTPRKSATAAKKSTTRVTSRAAAVSPRSYFTSVGNFMKAPLMAASAAEFIGTFLLAAIGLIVWSADPNYTLFTLIPIVLLVVALSGAHLNPVVTFGALATRRVNLTRASAYIVAQVLGALLAFAMMTGFINAVPDTGNGLAQSTPSLFTAAELPKNSEWLLVSTELVGAIIFAFAVAGALKLGKSGVTYALTYAGGLYVALILVRTVASYVSGTAILNPALAAPFQALSWQVWPIVIYVVAPLVGGVIGFGLNDLLQKKEVTTR